The nucleotide window TGGCTTTCCGTTATTTGGATCGGTAAGTTTCCCTCAATCTTGCTCGATCTCTATCTTGCTCGGTCTTGATCTTCGCTGATCTCGATCTTGATTGGTCTTTGGGTCATGAACTCGGCAATCTAATTTCGCATCACGGTCTGGTATGACATGGGTCAGATCTTGGCCTGTCACCTCCCGGTCTTGATTAATCATATAAAAAGGGtaagcccgattttgaccgtatacaattaTATGTATTTAATAGGACGCCACTAATAAGTAAAGATACCAGCAACAGTACTAAAACAAGGATTTGGGCCTGGTTAAATGAAAATGCGTACTTCATTTGAAACACCGCAGTATATTATTGGAAAACTAAGCACACAATAGATAATGAAAAATGCAAGAGAACATACAATGGAGAGAGAACATTTATGTCAGCCAAATTTAGTAAGATGCATAACACTTCTCTCTCACTTCCAAGACACATTTGTAGAAAGTTGATAATTTCTTTGAACCTTTCTCCAAATGAGCCATTTATTTGCAAATACTTGGATTTGGCTTGGCATATGCGAGAAACTCTGGATCCTTTTCCACAACCCTAATCTCTTCATCATCAGATGCAATCCACAACTCTATCCCCTCTTTGCATGCACTTTCTAAAAAGACAAACTGATGTTTGGATCGAATATTAGCAGCATCCAAATCCCCCATATGAGCTACCCAAACAGGCTTTTGCCAACCATAATTAACATCATATATTCCCATATTGCACCAGCTTGTGAATCTGAAAATCTTTATCTTCTCATTTGTTGACACACTAAACAACTCGTTGAGGGTCGTGAGTGTAGACTCGCTCTCTATTTCTGTTGaaaacataattaagtaaatgaAAATATGCTCTTTCTCTGAAAAAAATTACATTTTCAGATGAAATGATTACGCAGTTCAAAAGTACCTTTAACGTTCTCCGCCGTTAATCGCGCAAACACCTCCCTTAGCATTATTGCCAAATCAGGCAACTCCATGCTGGCATCCAAAGGGTCATAAAATGCAATGGGTATCCATAGAAGGTTTCCAAAAATGTTTTGCGGCAAAGGTGGATCAACGCGAGGCCTTAAATTTGCAACATGCGTGATCGCTAAAGTCTTTGGTACATCTGTAAGGAATTTAGAGGCTGCTGCAATCCGTTTGCAAAGAAAAGCTGTTAACGCTTCAATCTTAGATGGAAAAGGAACACTTTGGCTAGATGTGTTAGCTTTGAGAGCTTTTATGGCTTTGGAGTCGAACAAGAACCTTCTCATTGGCGATTTTGAGCCTTGGAAATAGAAGTTCTCCAAATTCCTTATGAACTTAGTTGGTAATGAATCCATTGGAGGGAATAGAGAGATTGCTGAGGTGAAGTCTGGATCTAGTGTTTTATCGATCACCTTCACCCTGGGTAAGCTTGGCCCATGTTTTCAAGAAAGCACTCATTGCAGATGCATCTACAACCTGTTAGTAGAAATTCAGATTAAAAAAAAGTCAAACGAATTTATAGAGTCGAAAAAAGGCTATTCATAACATTCATTTTTTTCATGACCAAACAtgttcttttaaattaaaaacctaaatttAATAAAAACTAGAAATTCTAAGTCATTTTTGACTTTCGATGTGAGACAAACCCACTTCAGTTTTCATTTATATTACTCCCTCTCTTTCATTTATGTGACGTAGTTTGACATGGCACggagttaaaaaaaatattttgattgtTGAGCTTTCAATTTGTTCGACTATAGAAAACTTTTCATCGAGAGTAAATGAGTTAGATGGAAAGTTTGAATGCGTCATTTTCATTGAAACTAATTAATAAGGAAAGTGTGCCACATGACTTGAAACGGAGGGACTAGTACAAATTAAACTATTGAAAAGTCAACCTTGTGAAGCATGCAAACTCCAATGGCTCTTCCACCGCATTCAAATGTGGTGGTTTGTACAGCAAGGAGAGATTGACAATTCTGTTCGAGGCAGTTTCCTTTGCATGGAAGGAACTTGTTAAGGAACGGAATatcaggattttcaagaaacttaGAGAGATGGAAGTTTGCTTGAGCTTCCATATATACAACTCCATCGTCATTGCACTCAATGGAGTTGAAGTCTTTGAATCTACCGGCAAGAGGAAAGTAATAACTCAGGGTTTCAGCAAGAGATTTCTTAAGGAGATCTGAAGCCAAGGTTTTTTCTTTATTCAAGTGGTCATAAACAACGTTGGCATTATTGTTGAAGAGAATGACTGGGATGTAGGAAGATGGACTAAACTGGTCAATGAAAGAGATTTGGTAGT belongs to Nicotiana tabacum cultivar K326 chromosome 6, ASM71507v2, whole genome shotgun sequence and includes:
- the LOC107790256 gene encoding akuammiline synthase 2-like produces the protein MDVKVLSKENIKPSIPTPQHLRNYQISFIDQFSPSSYIPVILFNNNANVVYDHLNKEKTLASDLLKKSLAETLSYYFPLAGRFKDFNSIECNDDGVVYMEAQANFHLSKFLENPDIPFLNKFLPCKGNCLEQNCQSLLAVQTTTFECGGRAIGVCMLHKVVDASAMSAFLKTWAKLTQGEGDR
- the LOC107790257 gene encoding akuammiline synthase 2-like, with protein sequence MDSLPTKFIRNLENFYFQGSKSPMRRFLFDSKAIKALKANTSSQSVPFPSKIEALTAFLCKRIAAASKFLTDVPKTLAITHVANLRPRVDPPLPQNIFGNLLWIPIAFYDPLDASMELPDLAIMLREVFARLTAENVKEIESESTLTTLNELFSVSTNEKIKIFRFTSWCNMGIYDVNYGWQKPVWVAHMGDLDAANIRSKHQFVFLESACKEGIELWIASDDEEIRVVEKDPEFLAYAKPNPSICK